TTTTCTCCTGTGGCTTTTCCTCAGCTTTTTTCTCTATCTCTGTGTCTGGTTTGGTTTCCTTGTCTCCATTGGTAATGGTCTCCACCGTTCTGGTTTGAACCTCTTCTTTCGGGCTGGCTTCCTCTTTGGCCGGGCTTGTCTGTTCTCCGTTGGTTACAACTTCTTTTCCCTTGTCCTGTTCATCTGTTGGGCTTTTTGGTTTCTGCTTCTCTTCACTCACTTTTTTGTCACCTTTTTCTGATTCAGCTTTTGTTTCTTCTTCTCCAGAGTCACTTTTCTTCTCTTCATCTCCTTCAGATTTTGTTTCCTCTTCCTCAATGTCTTTTTTATCGGCTTCTTCCTTTTCCTCATCATCTTTGGTTTGTTCTTTATCCTCTGCCTGTCCTTCTTCATTCCCCTCTTCCTCTTCTTTTCCTTCCTCATCTTTGTCACTGCTTTCTTTCTCTTCGTTATCTGATTTTGGAGATTTGTCATCACTCAGCACTGTCTCCTCAATTACTTCAACTTCCTGTTCCTTTTCCTCTTCCCTCTCCTCtgcttcctcttccactcctttCTCTTCCTCCTCATCTGCTGCGCCCTCTTCCTcctcagcagcttctccctcttCTGCTGTTTCTTCCTCATCAGCTCCTTTCTCTTCCTCTTCACCCTCAGGAGCACTAGAACTCACTTTGGCTTGACTGGCGGCAAcaatctcctcctcttcctcccgcTCTTCCTCTTCATCGGCTTCTTTCGCCACTTCTCTTGCGACCTCGGCCAGGTCATCATCGATGTCACTCTCTGCTTTGGTCTCCTCAATGATTTCCTCCACTATTTTATGCCTGACTTTAGAAGTTTTGGGCTGGCTGTAAGGGAAGGCGGTGCTGGAAATACTTCCAGAAATGGTGCGAAAGTGCGTCTCCTCACCTTCTAGCAGTTTCCtacatttgaaaaagaaaataaaggatGTCTCATAAAGCAAATCAATTATGTGTGAAACAGTGTGAGACTTTATTACATTCATTGTACTGCACAACACTAGGCCTACCTGTAAGCTGCTATTTCAGCATCCAGTGCCATCTTAACATTGAGCAGATCCTGATATTCCCGGAGATGATGAGCCATTTCCCACTTTGTTCCCTTCAAGTCATTTTCTAATTGGTGGATCATTTCCTGGAAAAGAAATTATCAATAAGCCCAACAatttccattttaaaaaaaatcacaatccaACTGCAAACATCTGTTTACTTTTTGATGAAACTATGCTGGGGTAAATGTTCACATACCCAATTTAATACCCTAGATTGATCTTTATGcatctaaatattattttgtcGCATATTTGGCATAAATAAGCTAACTCAACAAACTCAAAGAAGAAAAATCTGCAGCAACAGTACAATGTGAATGTGCAGACTGTAGCCTACCGTAGCGCGTAATTACGCACGCACTGCGTCAAACACCTGTAAAATAACAGTTgttttaaaacctagtgagcagcacaaggttttgaaacacagcaAACATTCGCATTTTTTATTCCACCTAAGAATACACCACTCAACAGATAAACAGTCGAAAAATCACTGGAAAACTGTGCACATCATTAAAACTGCCAACACATAAGAAAAAATGATAGCAAAGCAATGAAATAAATTTTAATTAGTTTAATCtatcatttaatataattatttgttaattacatttattattaatttaatatttattataaattagtAGTAGCCTACAgataagtgatatatatatatttttaatttacgaacttttattcattataaactttttaaaatattaaaattacatgccaatgttataaaaatgataataaaaataattttaaaatataaaaaattctgtagttatttttattattattattattattattgcatttaccatttattaattacatttcataataatttcatttatttttactttgttcATTTCTGAAACAAGATTTCCTAAACAAACCTGATAACTTGCAACGTCGGTGTTGTGGCGGTCCTCAATATCATGCAGTTGCCTTTCCAGAGAATCTTTGGTGCCACGCAGTGCCTCCAGTTCAGTGTTCTTGGCTTGTATCTGACGGCGGTAATCTGCGATCTCATCCCGTATGGACTTCATAGCATCTTTGTTCTGTTCCGCGGCGTCCGACAGCATGGCGTAGCGGCACTTGAACACCTCCTCCGCCTGCTGGAGGTTCTTGGAGGAGAGCCCGTCCAGCTGCGCGCGGATCTCCCTGAGCGCCGCGGTAATGTCGGTCTTCTGGAGCTCCCTCATCTCCACCACCGGCACCTGCGCGGCTTGAAGCTGAGCCAAAAGCTCGCTGACCTCCTCCTCGTGGTTCTGGCGCAAGAAGTTCATTTCGTCCACAAGAGACTGGACTTTCCTCTCCAGTTCCAGTTTCATCAGAACCGAGTCGTCCTTGTCTTTCTTCATGCCTCGAATCGCGGCTTCCGTGTGCTCCTTGAGTCGGGCTTCATCTTCGTATCGCTCTCTGAGTCGCTGGAGATCCTCGTCAATGTGGTCGGTGTCCAGGATGATCTGCGCTCTCTCTTTGTGGAGTTGCTCCAGGGCGCAGCGCAGGTCTTGGAGCTCTCGGTCGTACGCATCGCTCTGCAGGGACTGCGACACCTTCTGTTGCTTCAGTGCTTGGATTTCGGCTTCCAATTGGTTGTTTTGCTCCTCTAAGAATCGCACTTTGTCGATGTAACTCGCAAAGCGGTCGTTTAGCCCTTGGAGTTGCTCCTTTTCATTAGTGCGCCCTGAGTCTCCATTCAGCGCCTCGCTCAACTCGAAACCCTCAGCAGACGCAAGCACCGCGGGGATGTACGACCTGGAAACGGGGACATTTGTCGCTTTTTTGAATGAAAAGGAAGAACCAGGACTGCTTTTAGTCCAGGAGTGCGAGCGCATTGCGGACGTTGGAGGACGGAGAGCCCTTCTGCGCAAAGAAGTCACTATGTCCATGGTGAAAGGTGCTTGTGCACTGGTGGTGTAGTAGTGAGGGTACGGCTGCTTTCTGTCCCGTTCTATTTATACGCAGGATTACTTTGTCAACGAGGCAAGAGCAACCCCTCCCCTTTAAAAATCAATAATGTGAGGAACTTGGGTCGTTGTTGGGATGTTTAGCAGTTCCTCTCAATGCCACACAATTGTCGAAGACTTTTAAAATTGAATAAGGTATAAAGGTGCTGTGcctttttcctaaaaatgtaaagTTCAATACAAACATCTTGTTATTTTGCATGCCTGCTGCACCAAAGTCAAGTTTGTTGCACATTGAATGTAACTTTTCACaggctgtacaatatacaatCACAAATAATAAATGCAGTATATTTGGATAATTGACAAACAACATAAACCTTTTTTCCACAACTAAATCTTAGGTTGAAATTGATATGCTAATGTATACGTTtttctgtaattattttttaGCTTTTTGTTCACTTAAATGTtcttgcagtgtgacaaatgattTTTATAAGTACACATTTTCAGTTGAATCTCTCTATTAATATTAACTCATGAAACTACATGTATTATAATGTACAAAAATTAGATCATTATTTAATTAGTTTAAGATGAACTATAGCATGTGACACTGCAAGACACTAAAATGTTCACATCAAGAAAACTGCACCaacaatttagaaaaaaattactaaacaatgAGAGCATGTTTTAatgagtttaattttttttatctaattagttattacatttaatgtttatttattatatttattaaatgcattttaatttaatctaatatttaatatttataatgtattatggttatcattattattattagcctatttttGGATTTGCcactaattaattaattcataattcataataatataattggGTTTTAGCTATTTTGTACATTTCTTTGTGAAACTAGACTTCAGTTTTTAAAGTTTTcagagaatatgtagttaaatcCTTAGTCAAAGGTATGTCATAATTAGTAATAAGTTGACAAGAAGTGAGCTTGCTGATGAAATAGCACAACTTATTGCAGTACTCTATAAATatgcttttatttcattcattctttAAACATTTGCCTTTTTAATTGATCACTTACAATTAACTGCTTGTGAAAGAGGtgtgaaatatcttgtttaacCAGATGTTGATACTGGTCTGTTCACTGATATGCCAGGAAGATCAAGCCAGCTGCCAGCCACAGTTGATGCGTTGGGGATTTGACCTCTTGTGTCAGGACAGCTCAATAATGTAGCAAAACAAGgttaaaaaatattcaataagTTTCCAGAACACTGTAAAATATCATATAGGGGTGATTTTAATTTCGCATGAGAAAAGATCAAGAGCCTACTGTAAAAGCATTCAGAATAATAGTTTAATTGGTttatttcctccatggaacacaaaaaacacgaagaggcagaatgttagtctcagtcaccattcacattcattgcatcttttttctgtacaatgaaagtgaatggtgactgaggttgtcattctgcttaacttctccttttttgttccactgaagaaggaaaaaaaagacatatgagtttggaacaatatgagggtgattaAAAGGTGACACTGAAATTCTCTATGCTGTTATGCTATAATCTTGAGATAATAATAACTAATCCAATAAGActgcaatttaataaaaccattAGACTGCAGTTAAATATTTTAACCAGTTAATGGCAATGGTGTGTAAAGAACATCAGATACATAATGGTCATGATGGGAAATACTCAAAACTCAGAGGTTAAGAGAAGCCTTCTACAAGGGCAAGATCAATAGAAAATAGGTAATCAATAGAAAATCTGACAACATAGATGTCCTAATGTGAGGGATGCTCAAATTCAGAGATGCTCTTAGTAATGGAGGAATGTGTAGGAAATGAGTTTCTATGTGTATtctgtgaaaattctgtcatttactcaccctcatgttgctccaaacttgtatgactttctttcttctgtggaacacggaaggtactgatagcctcagtcaccattcacttttaatttgatggaaaacagatgcagtgaaagtgaatagtgattgagGCTGTCAGCACCTATACtcctgtctaacatctcctttcgtgctccatggaagagagaaaatcatgtggatttgaaacaacatgagggtgagtaaatgatgtgatgaTGTAATTTTTATTGTGGGgcgcaaaataaaaaaaaaatatatatttttattttgaactagccctttaagctTATATATTTATAGTATGTTTAGCCTGTTCTCTATATATCAGCACTTGTAATTCATCCATCTCATATGTCCTTATCGCTTGCCGCACTGGAACACTATATGTTGGAATACGGCCTAAACAAAGTTGCTTTTTTGCCACCTATAAAACTGCACAGTCATGCTTTTGGATGCTTGGATACTGCGCTGGTTGATGTTTCAATCCAGGCTGTGAGCCTATAGAGAGGTGCAAAGATGCTAACTCAGGTCCCAGGAGATGGTATTGGCTGATACAAGGCCAGGCAGAGGAATACAACAGAACTCAATTACTGCACTAAACTAATGGGAATATAAGACTAGGAAACACATATAGGATGTGATATATGCATGTAAGGACAAAACTAACCCTGATTAGCAATGATGTAACATTAacattgatagacagacagaatttAATTGCCACAATTACAaagaattaatgtatttttttccccacagttGTTTCTGGCTTGCTTGCTGGGGGTTTGTACGTTTTATTCTATTCTTTGAAACGGGCTTCTTTTAGCCCTGATGAAGGCCTGTGTGCTGAAACATGTtggcaaataaatgttttattctttatatttttccattccaCGTGTGTTGCTGGATTTGCTTTTCATTAGTACTTCGTTTTTTCCATGCACCTTGCTGGTTTTGTGGAGTTGCATCAGAACAACTCTGCAACACTTATTCTATTCTCTGTAAAGCTTCTTTTTGTtgtaaaaattcaattaaaatggaATTGAATTGCACTgagttcaattcaattcaattactATATTTATTGAGTCAACCACAGCTGTGTGGTcttttacagtcagtgacaaagaCACAGCAGGACCATTTAAGAAGAGcaagtaaagtaaaaaaaaataaaaactgattagaaatggtgaccagttacaagaGCTAAAACATACACTTctcttatatatacatatagatttgaatctaaaatcttgatgttcatAAATTACTAGGCTTCAACTACCCAACAGCAGCCTAGACACTATTAGGAGTTGGTGAGAGTTTTTGACAAAACTGagcataaaataatattaaaatgtatgtacacggttatattttattattctgtgttttatattattttatattggatattgttattttggtaacactttttaCAATGAGGTCGTATTCATTAACAATAGttaactaaatacatttatatgaactaacaattgacaatacttttattaatattagcatttattaatattgatgTTAATTTCAATGTATGctagtatatttttatttgaaaagtcCTGTACGTTAAAGGAATAatcagagttcaatacaagttaaagggatatttcacccaaaaatgcaagtgaaagtaacatatggtgcctgtttagtttcactgtgaaagtgaaagttaaagtggagatttagagtaaaaaaataacttaaatataattttgtttctcaaccatgcctattatattgcttctgaagatatggattaaactactggagtctcatggattacttttatgtttcctttatatgatttttggaccttctgagttcaggtcaccattcacttgcattgtatggatctacagagctgagatatttttctaaaaactttgtttgtgttctgctgaagtaagaaagtcatacaaatctgggatgtcatgagggtgagcgaatgataagataattttcatttttgggtgaactttccctttaagctcaatggacagcatttgtggcataatattgataactgcaaaaaatattttcaatttgtctatttaaaaaaaacaaaaggcaaaattgcagttatagtgaggcacttacaatggaagtgaatggggtcagtccataaacattaaaatacacattatttcaaaattcTCTACATAAGATGAtagcattatacatgttaacatgatttttgtgtgataaaattgcttactaatcttttctgtgtaaagttatatacaatattaCTACTTCGTTGGTATGACGTAGAACAAAAAccctttaagtgattttatcacactaaatctaaaatcatgtagaacagagatttgatcacactagagttatgttaacacataatgtttacttcttgttgctatatttttgaaacaatgtgtattgtaatgtctatggactggccccattaacttccattgtaagtgccttaatgtaaccacgatttttaaataaacaagtaaaaaataactattttaaaaatgaggaacattttcaggaatttttagaaacaaaaaggGCGAATTACAAACAAGGGCGTGGGTTTGGTttaaaagttggtagggacatatatataaaatgttgatATTAAGACTGTGAGAAAGTTTAGTGTCTATAGGCATAATATTTCCTCATATAACAAGTCTCATTTTCTATTCCTCTGCCCCACCATATTAAATATATTAGCTGTTTCTTTACTAGCACTATTTTAATCATGAAGGtctattttatttcctgtattttgtcTGCAAAACATGCTTTTCCTATTTACCCCAATGTTCTTCTccaaagtgcaaaacaaaacatgtattgGCTGCATTTTTGCCATATATTGTGtgcagaaaatattaaatattaatgcaAAATTCTAAATGCAAACATCCTTGCGCTGACATAGACCGACTCATTTTGATGAGCTGCTTGCTCGACTCTCTCACACACGCCTGTCATCATAGAAACACACACTTACCAGACGCCAGCCACTTTACAGattaatgcattaaaatcatgctGCAAGTTCATTTGTATACCACTAAAATTCTATATATATCGTGTAGCCTCCCTGGCCAGTGGCCAGCACTAAATTCTTCATTTGGGAAGGCAATCTGTTGTCTCTGCGGTTATACTAGCATCTTAAAATCCTGCCCCTTACTTGGCATGTTCGCTCAAATTCAATAATTCATAtaggaaacatttatacatgaaaagcatgcttgtttaaatctattagttTAAAGGATTAGAcctaacatacaaatggaaatccacccATGTAATCTCCAGAGAATGATTAATAAAGCTCTTACACAGTAATCACAcatgactgtgattggtgcatcctgaactgAGCACTGAGAAAATAACAGGTGTCACGTGACAATGCCGTTCGTGCGCCGCTTCACAAGACGTCGGACAATAAATTATGTTACTAAgaattttttatgtttgaaaaatTTGTTATGTATTCtatatgtttattgtgttttaatGCTTTTGCAATATTATATGCAAAGCAGTCATGCCaatgaagtattttaaaatgtgagtTTTGATCAGTGTCTTGCTTACATTGTATTGCTTGCCTCGTACACACCCAACAGAACCGAACATAATCTTACTCTGGCTGTCAGCATCTCTCTCCCCTTGTCAGCACCTCTCTGGCACTGTGAGCATTAGTGCTGGCTGACATAACTCTTTTTTCCTGCAGACTCGCACCCCTCCTCCCTCATGCATTCAGCCCTTCAGTTGTCTACACATTTCTGGGTGTAAATCAAGGGCTCCACCCTTCTGCAGCACACAGCTGCACTCGGCTAGATGCTCGTTTATGGAGGCCCCTGTATGTCTCATTTATAGGGTCCGGCAGGGTGGAAACACTGCTTGTGTTTGTTTCAATGCTGGAGTGTGGATCAGTCTGGGAGGGAATGTACACGCACACACCATTGTCTCTTGTTGTGCACaaaacagtggggtccaaaagtctgagacgtattgaaaatctgagattttatttattttttatttcattcttttttttttttaagtgagaaATTTTAGGTTTTTGAGTCTTTCGACTCAACAAGAAGAGTGCGCATGCATATTGATgaggaaatatttaagattctgcacaatcaaatgtaagcacatttgtgacattgatcaTGTCAAAGGAATATTAAGCTCAATAagcagcttttgtggcataatattgattaccacaaaaataattttgactcgtcccttctcttcttaaaaacaaaaaacaaacaaaaataaagcaaaaatcgaggttaccgtgtgagacacttacaatggaagtgaataggaccaattttttggagggtttaaaggcagaaatgtgaagattataatttcataaaagcccTAACAAGAATTGTTctcttaaaacttgtgtattatttgagctttaaagttgtttaaaacacagtttttgcggtcattttagggtttttggGTTTACGGCTTTATGTCGCCATGACAACaaaagttgtacaattggatatacctttacacagaaaaggttagtaagcaattttatcacacttaaagcattttaacacacatattgtttacgtcttgtggccatactttttaaacgatgagtattttaacgtttactgattggccccattcacttccattgtaaatgcctcagtgtaacccagatttttgctttctttgaTTGAAGCACATACAATGCTCTTTGGAACAATCTCAAATCACGCTGGGACAATTAtttgtaatgacatttttttttaattaaattataaaaatgcaaaatagaagcattttcataagtggtttcagacatttggccccctctatataaaataaacaatta
This sequence is a window from Myxocyprinus asiaticus isolate MX2 ecotype Aquarium Trade chromosome 33, UBuf_Myxa_2, whole genome shotgun sequence. Protein-coding genes within it:
- the LOC127423724 gene encoding neurofilament medium polypeptide-like, producing MDIVTSLRRRALRPPTSAMRSHSWTKSSPGSSFSFKKATNVPVSRSYIPAVLASAEGFELSEALNGDSGRTNEKEQLQGLNDRFASYIDKVRFLEEQNNQLEAEIQALKQQKVSQSLQSDAYDRELQDLRCALEQLHKERAQIILDTDHIDEDLQRLRERYEDEARLKEHTEAAIRGMKKDKDDSVLMKLELERKVQSLVDEMNFLRQNHEEEVSELLAQLQAAQVPVVEMRELQKTDITAALREIRAQLDGLSSKNLQQAEEVFKCRYAMLSDAAEQNKDAMKSIRDEIADYRRQIQAKNTELEALRGTKDSLERQLHDIEDRHNTDVASYQEMIHQLENDLKGTKWEMAHHLREYQDLLNVKMALDAEIAAYRKLLEGEETHFRTISGSISSTAFPYSQPKTSKVRHKIVEEIIEETKAESDIDDDLAEVAREVAKEADEEEEREEEEEIVAASQAKVSSSAPEGEEEEKGADEEETAEEGEAAEEEEGAADEEEEKGVEEEAEEREEEKEQEVEVIEETVLSDDKSPKSDNEEKESSDKDEEGKEEEEGNEEGQAEDKEQTKDDEEKEEADKKDIEEEETKSEGDEEKKSDSGEEETKAESEKGDKKVSEEKQKPKSPTDEQDKGKEVVTNGEQTSPAKEEASPKEEVQTRTVETITNGDKETKPDTEIEKKAEEKPQEKTTVTKKVEKVSPQPKMEIKGKD